One genomic window of Candidatus Omnitrophota bacterium includes the following:
- the ftsW gene encoding putative lipid II flippase FtsW gives MTDGDSPGWIPDLRARAKSARRTRLALAAVTLALLAYGVVMVYSSSAVISYQTYGWTGHFLLRQLLAILVGLGLALGVMTVEYGQLRRLAKPMLLGCLVLLLVLQIPGVATEAGGARRWLRLGPFGVQPAELAGFAVIFYLADVLSRKAANLETPLRRFGPALAVLCIFLILVVSQPDLGTAVALGAVGFILFYLEGMPLKILIRIFAIGLLLVVLMIVVEPYRMNRIRAFWDPWADPRGTGYQIIQSYIALASGGLLGTGLGQGNQKLFYLPAGHTDFIFSIAGEELGLWGTGILLLLFVSFVILAGRIALKATDPFGRLLAAGLVSWISIRALINVAACVGAMPTKGLPFPFFSYGGSSLMLNLVSVGLLLNVARQWQYEFPPD, from the coding sequence GTGACGGACGGTGACAGCCCTGGATGGATCCCTGATCTGAGGGCCCGCGCCAAGTCCGCGCGCAGGACGCGCCTGGCCTTGGCTGCGGTGACATTAGCTCTGCTGGCCTATGGGGTTGTCATGGTCTATTCCTCGAGCGCAGTGATTTCCTACCAGACCTATGGCTGGACAGGCCATTTTCTCCTGCGCCAGCTCCTCGCCATTCTCGTGGGGCTGGGCCTGGCTCTGGGTGTGATGACAGTGGAGTACGGGCAGCTGAGGCGTTTGGCCAAACCCATGCTGTTGGGCTGCTTGGTACTGCTGCTTGTCTTGCAGATTCCGGGTGTGGCCACTGAGGCCGGAGGAGCCCGTCGCTGGTTGCGTTTGGGCCCTTTTGGCGTGCAGCCGGCGGAGCTCGCGGGTTTCGCCGTTATTTTCTATCTGGCGGATGTGCTCTCGCGCAAGGCCGCTAATCTGGAAACGCCGTTGCGGCGCTTTGGTCCTGCCTTGGCCGTTCTCTGTATCTTCCTCATCCTTGTGGTAAGCCAACCGGACTTGGGCACGGCCGTGGCCCTGGGGGCTGTGGGATTCATCCTGTTCTATTTGGAAGGCATGCCCCTGAAGATCTTGATCCGGATTTTTGCGATTGGGTTGCTCCTGGTGGTGTTGATGATTGTTGTCGAGCCTTATCGCATGAACCGTATCCGCGCATTCTGGGATCCCTGGGCGGATCCGCGCGGCACAGGCTATCAAATCATTCAATCCTATATTGCTTTGGCCTCAGGCGGGCTTTTGGGCACGGGCCTCGGGCAGGGGAATCAAAAGCTCTTTTACTTGCCCGCAGGGCACACGGACTTTATCTTTTCCATTGCGGGGGAGGAATTGGGCTTGTGGGGCACGGGGATTCTCCTCCTCTTATTTGTCAGTTTTGTGATTCTGGCCGGACGTATCGCACTCAAGGCCACGGACCCTTTTGGAAGGCTATTGGCTGCGGGTTTGGTGTCCTGGATTTCCATCCGCGCTTTGATCAATGTGGCTGCTTGCGTGGGGGCCATGCCTACCAAGGGACTCCCATTCCCGTTTTTCAGCTACGGGGGTTCATCGCTTATGCTCAATCTTGTCAGTGTGGGTCTTCTGCTCAATGTGGCCAGGCAGTGGCAATACGAATTTCCACCGGACTGA